Genomic window (Marinifilum sp. JC120):
AAAGAAAATACTCAAGCTTCAGGCTGAAGCCGAAGACATGAGTCTAGGCGATTATGTGCGCGAAAAACTGAATAGCCCACGAGTCAGGAAAACAAAAGCAGAAAGACAAAAAGTCATCCACTTGGCCCGCATCGGCAACAACATGAACCAACTAGCTCGCTGGGCAAATACTTATAAGAAAAATGCTGAAGCGGCACAGATGGTTCTAGCTCTCCTCGAAATCAAGGAGCAGCTCAAATGCTTATGAAAGTGTTCCGGCACGGAGTCGGGCGCGGGGCAAAGGTCGTCGAATATGTGACGGGTAAGAAGGACTCTAAGAGGAAGGAAAATCCACCAGAAGTACTGCGCGGAGATCCTGATTCAATCTCAGACCTTATCGATACCACTACCCGCAAATGGCGATACACTTCCGGCGTTCTTTCATGGGCTCCGGAGGACACAGTCACGCCTGAAGACGAAAGAAAGCTCATGGACAGCTTTGAATCATACGCTTTTGCAGGGCTTGAACCGGACCAATATTCAATCCTTTGGGTGCGTCACAGCCATGCTGGCCATCATGAGATGCATTTTGTAATTCCGCGCACAGAACTACGATCAGACAAAGCTCTTAATCCCTGCCCGCCGGGATGGGAGAAGCAATATAATCCATGGTGTGAACTTCACAATCGTCGTCACAACTGGGCACGCCCTGATGAAATGAAACGCGCAAGGTTGGTCAGTCCGGGCAGCTCAATACAGAGCTATAAGTCCAGCAATGCTTCAGAGGTAAGACGGACCGTAACTGAAGCGATCGTTCAAGGTGTGGAAGCCGGTCTTATTCATAAC
Coding sequences:
- the mobC gene encoding plasmid mobilization relaxosome protein MobC, which translates into the protein MKNNEEKRTEFVNTRVTPSEKKILKLQAEAEDMSLGDYVREKLNSPRVRKTKAERQKVIHLARIGNNMNQLARWANTYKKNAEAAQMVLALLEIKEQLKCL